The Elaeis guineensis isolate ETL-2024a chromosome 14, EG11, whole genome shotgun sequence genomic sequence ATCAATCATACATATTATCAAATACTTATATTGCAACAACTAAAATCTTCATCGACGTTCTAGCAATAAACAAAAAGAGAATTTAAGAAATAAAACTCGAAAAATTTCCTCTAATAATACAATAAATAGTCATCGGTTTGGATacacattagttttaatttgtaaATACAATAATCATAATGCTTTGGATGGAAATGCAGAAGatctatattaaatatattttcttagcaattaaaaaaaatcatctatcttagcctcctttttttctttgggGCCTATGTAATAGATAATGTGACATACTAAatcatctgatataaatcttacaATTATTAAATGGTGCACACTTAACACGGATTGTGTTAACCTTATCAAATGGTGCACAATTTAAGTCAATCTTATTGTGATCCAAAGACTTAAGCTTTTATacctcatataaaattttagcgtAAGGTGTAGGCGCATTACATATGCTTATTCTTGCACTTCTTTTCTTAGAAAATTGAACTTACTCGACGGTTACTGTCTTTACTTCTTGatcacatatacataaataaactTGATTAATGTGGACTATTCAACTCAAGGGCCAACTGTATATCAAGTTAGGTTGCACCAGCCATCATAGAATGAGAGAGATAGAGACTCAAAGTTTATAGTGTAATATATCATTTTCCTTACTTTCTAAACATTAGCTTTGTGAGATACGAGGTGGTGTTTTGAAAGCTTGGGTAGGAGTTATATTTCGAATCATAGAAACTAGTTTTAAAACAGAGGCTTCTGCATCAGggttaagaaaaataaatatgataaaatatttatgcaCACTAAATAGATAAATACATACTATTTAGTATCATAAgtattttaaatagataaattgtatgaatcataatatttttagaatGGATATaacaaaatagataaataaacttaaatattgttttaaaaaaataacatCGTATGCATTGTATGAGGTTATAAgctaattttataatgaaaataaatgCATTTAAAGCTATCCATATTCTTAGAGTAGGCAACAGAGCAAGTGATTGGATAACCATGAAGGTGAGAGAGTAAAGATTTGTCATGAATAACCGGCAACCTATTCATTTTGAGTTGTATTTTGTATATAGGGTCTTGTGGTGTATGTTTTTTTAAAccataagtaatttttttaattatatatatataaaaaaaaaatgccgCTGCCAAACATTACCGCATGGATGATTTAAATATGGTCACATGCATGAACACCTCAACTTAACGCGCTCCAAGCCGAGGCCGACGACTTTGAATGGAAAGGCGGGAGTTATCGGAAAAGTATTGTTATAGTTCGACGGAAACCGACCACAGAATCAAACACATGCCATGCGGCATAAGATGAGTGGCTCAATTCAGGAACCGGTGGGACACACGTACGTTACCCAACCCTCAGTTTGACGCGTGGCAATAAGCTTTATTTGGTAGCGTAGTCGGGGCCCCAAGCATTTTGCATCCGGAATAAAAACCCTACAAAGACGTCCCGTCATGGAGGTAACGTCGCCCCCAATCCTCCCGGGAACACCCGCGGTAGAGAGATTGAGCAGCATCAAAACGCTCTCAAGCTTCTTTACTCTCGCTTTTCGCCTCTTCTCTCCGCTGCTCCCAAGATGGGGAAGGACTGGGAGTCCTCCTCCGTTGCTTCCTCCTCCTACTCCGCCTCCACCAGCGCCTCCTCCTCCGGCTCCCGGCCGCCGCTCCCGGTGATGGCCCTCCGGAGGAAGATCGTCGAAAAGATCCAGGAAAATCGTGTGACGCTCATCGTCGGTGACACTGGATGTGGTACAGCAGTACTTCGATTTCTTGATGCATTTATTGCAGCGGCCTCTGAATCGATTCCGTTCTACCTGTAGATTTTATCGTAATTTAGTGTGTGCGCGTGTGGATGTTTGCTATTGTTTCCattttttagtttttctttttagtttttgTTTTTGGTGGAATGATCGATGTTTTTTGCTGGCCGTTTGGCATTTGATGTTCTTTTCTTCCCCTTATCGAGACTGTTTAGTTATATTGGATTATGTTTGCATGTCGGCGAAATAGGATTTTcgttgttttatttatttatttatttatttttgccttTTTCCCTTTTTGTTCAATGTGTGGATGGTGGCATTGGGGTTCCATGGAAGTTAATAGAGAAAATGAAGTGAAAAAAGGGAAAGATTGAAACTGTTGTATGGATCCTCAGATGTTCTTAACCAGAGAAGGTTTTGTGCAACGGATGTTTTGGGGCGTTTTTTCACAAAAAACTGGTGAACACGTCCTGTTATAGTGATGATGAATAGCCGTGATTAAGTTTTTCTCGCTATGGTTCAGGTTTCAGCTGTTATACTTCACTCATTTCAAATCCACAATATGGCTTGAAGTGTTATAGCAGTACAGGATGATTTAAAGAAGTTCACTgttggtcaaaaaaaaaaaaaaaaaaacataaagaaAGTGATTTCAAATGCTTAGTCTTAAAGCTGTAAAtcattatttaattttcaagtgCGGCGAACGGTTGCGGATTGTGCGATGCACGCTGTGCGCAGCCGCATGCAGCTGTCCATCATGTGATGGATGGTGTGCGTGATGTACCGCATTGTACGGTGCATTGCGGGTACCACAGAGAACCCATGCTCTTAATTTCTCCCTTTCCATTTATTGTGTTACACCAAGTGCAATGAATGCCAGTCCTTTGCTAAGTAGAAAAATTGCGGAGGTTGATGCCAGATTAGCAGCCAGatgtaaaaaggaaaaaaaaaaaaaaaagaaaagaaaaagcggCTCAAATGATGATGTAAGTCATGATCTAGTTTGTGTCAAAGCTACATTAGAAAATTGCTAATGAATGTGCAAGAAGGATTCAAAAAGTCAAAACAATTGTTGTAATTGAGTTCGTGATATTATATCTCCAGAAATGATAGAGATAGCAAATTTTTAACTCGTCTAGCTCATACATTGTAAGGATTACCACATCAAAGCTTTGGTCACTGAGACATTAATTTTTTTGTTTTACCTCTTTCTGTTTTTTTCCCTCTAAATGATCAAACAATTGAATCATAGTTAAACCACTCCTGGCGATTAGTATGTCTGAGATGTACACTAATTACTGCACAAGGGCATTATGTTATGACTGCTACCAAAactcaatcttctttttgaatctCGAGGAACATCCTCCATATTGTTCATGTACTTCAATGGTAGGGTATTTAGTATGTCTATCTACTCATGCTTCATTGAACTGGATGATTTGATCTGGGTTGATACATGCATGATACGGGATCAATACAGTACAATGTGGTCGATATTTGAAACCTTAGTCAATACCTTGGAGGAGAACTTTGGATTTCTTGCATCATACGGTGATCTATCTTAACATATAACCAAAACACTGGGAGGCTTCTCAGTCCACGTGGCTTCACCCGTCTATAATTACTTCAGTAGTAAATGGATATTCCCCCACAGAGTTCAGTTCATACTTCATACTCCTATGGAGAGGAACAAGAAAAGTGCACCTTCCAAGATTGCCGGTGTGTCTATTGaggcaattttcttttaaaacaaAACTCTAATCTGATTGGAGCCAGAAGCCATCCTAACTCTGACATGCATGACATGTGCTGATGATTTGTATCATGAGCTCCTCTTTAACTTCCTTAAATGCTATAGATCTTCATTTTGGATCTAGGATTGTCCACAATTTATAAGATTGCAATAATTGAAAGATCACAGAGGATTATTCACCAAGAAAATGTTACAGCTGTCCTGTTTTTGTTTATGCTCATCGGGTGATTTATCATTCATGGCATTGCATAAGAACATGTGAAGATTCTACGCGAGCTACTCTTTTTTGAATTGGAAATTGATATGTTTCTCTTCACCTTTTCTTTTTGGTGCAATGTGCGACTCTTATGCTTTCTTAGTGGTGAATGTGTTTTTTGCTACATCAAAGGTAAGAGCTCCCAAGTTCCACAGTTCCTTCTTGAAGAAAATATGGAACCCATATTGTGTACGCAACCTAGAAGATTTGCAGTTGTGGCAATAGCAAGAATGGTGGCTAAAGCTCGCAACTGTGATGTTGGAGGGGAGATTGGATATCATATTGGCCATTCAAATGTCTCAGATATCAACTTGACGAGGTACCTAGTTCTTACAATAATAAATTGTAAATTGAACCTTCCTAACTGGCAGTTCTCTCTTGACAAATAGCCACCATGATATTGCACTTATGAAGGGAAATATGTACATCCGTAAAATGTGCTTTACCCTGTATGTTGGTTATTGCACTTAGTCTGAGTGTATAATACATAATTCTGTAGCTCTTATTCAGCGGAACGCTTTTTTGTTCCTTAAGTTACTGTTGACTGTAATTGGTAATTTTGGGTGGAACTCTTAAAAAGAATATGACATgcattgaatttcttcacctcacAGCTTTTCTCCTTTCTCTTGTGAACTTTGAAGTATTGACATTATACATCCCTTGCATCTTGGTCTTATCCGTTTTCTGTGGTGCTTTCACACATTCTTCCTGAGTAATGTATATTTGCTATACTGGTTGTTAAAGTTTCTGCAAGTTCTAAGGTTGCCTAATATGTGACAGAATTGTTTTTAAAACTGCTGGTGTTTTATTGGAACAAATGCGTGATATGGGGTTGGCTGCGCTTAGATATAAGGTTATAATACTGGATGAAGTGCATGAACGATCTGTGGAATCTGATCTTGTTCTGGCATGTTTGAAGCAGTTTATGATAAAAAACAATGATTTGAGGTATGTGCTTAACTTTTTTCCTAGTCATATTGTGATAAAAGCATTTGGATTTATGGCTTAACGCAAGTCTAACTTGATTAGCACCTTTCTTTACTTGGTTAAACTCGTAGGCCAGAACCCCTTGCCATAACTTAAAGTTTCCTATACCGTAGAAGTAAACTTGAATTTTCTGTATACACTTGGTGACCGATGTTGTAAATTATCATTTGTCAACTAGGGTTGTTTTGATGTCTGCTACTGCTGATATTACAAGATACAAGGATTACTTTAAAGATCTTGGTAGAGGTGAAAGAGTTGAAGTGATTGCAATTCCAAGTGCCTCTCAGCACATTGTGTTCCAGCGAAAAGTTCTGTATCTTGAGCAGGTAATTAGTGTAGTTTCATAGTCTATTTTTATGATGACTTGTTGGGTGTATTATTCAGGCTGATAGTTGGACAGTGGCATTAGTTTGCGTGTGAACTGTGAAGAGTACTTGTCAAATCTGCAACCTCATCCAGGAAAAATCAGAAGTTACCCCACAGTTTTAGCATTTAAGGTGTACTGGCTGCTTTTGCATATTATGCCATTGGATCAACCTGAGATTAGAGGGAAAACTAACTGAACATGCATGAGCTGGGTGTTGATCAAGGTTAGGTTGGGATTTAAGCGAATTAGCTTGTGCTCGAGTTGAGCTGCGACAGTGCAGTTCGAGCTGCGCTTGTACAGAATCAAGCCAGTCAGCTCGCTCAAGCTCGAACAGCAAATCAGATGGAGCTCAAGCATGAATGTCTCATTTGAGctcagtttcttttttttttttttcctttttctttttttttaggggGGGTGTTTGGGATGGGGtggggaggagagggagagagatgatGGCAATGGAACAATGACAGGTGAGGTGGTGGCAGAGGAGGAGAAAGGAAGGGAGATTTGACCTTAGGGGGCATAGAGGAGAATGTGATGGATATTTGAGAGGATATTCAGGTTAATGGTGGTGACGGAGGAGAAGGGCGTTTGGGGATgtttggtcaggacaccaccaccacaggatcttttcgataccactcGCGTTGCACTCGATCACATGTAGACAccgtaagagaagagaaaaaatagaagacaaaaaaaataatcaagtacGTGGATCAGTCCAAGGCTTATCTTTATGGGGCATGCAAAGCTTCACTGTGAAAAAGaacaaatacaagaggagatcctcaCACTCTCAATCCTTATACACAATCTCTCTCAATTAGAAGCTATCCTTACAAAACTCCTACCAGAACTCAAGAAGATCCTCTGAACCCTTGAAACGACCGCTGTCTGACAATTGGCTTGAGGTGCCCCTGTACCTTTGCTCTCTGTTGAATCGCTCCTCAGGCTGCTACTGTTGCCGCTGCTGAACCGTTTCTCAGGATTCTCTGCCGACTATTCACCATGCCACAGCTCTCTGTTGTATCCACAGGGTTTTAAAGGTCTAAGACCGTGTCCCACGCGGAAACAGAGTTGAATCAGGACTCAAATCAGCCTTTAAACTATCCGATCAAGACTGCATGTGCCGTCAGCCGTTCGATTGTGCTCCCGCACCAAAACTACACTTGTAGACCGCCCGTAAACTGCGAGAAATGCGGAAAAGTGCCGTCCTATCCATTGTGGACTGCGAGAAATCGCTGGGAAACCATTTGTCGGTCCACACTCCTCCCATGGATCGCCCGGTCCATGCATAGGGCGTGGACCTCGTGAAAGCTTTGCACGGGCCGCACGCCCTTGCGTCTGCTAGGCCGCGTGCATCCACGCTGGGCCTGCTCGCATGCTGGGTCGTGCGCCTGGTCCGCCAGTTGGGTCTGGCCCGCTTTGCCGCTAGCCTACGCCGCCTGTGGGCCTTCTCCGATGGCTCGTGGGCCGTATAAGCCTCCGTGCTGGCCTTCTATCGTGCGTATCTCCTCCGTTTGGATTTCGTTTGGACTGTTTTTGGGCTCATTGGACTCCGTTCATCGTCCTGAACCTCATTCTAGGCTTATTGTagactgaatctcgaggtatttttcttaacaatcttcaccttgactcgatattcggccttcaCAATAATTCTGAGAGCTCATCTCTTGCCCTCATTGCCTAGGGTAAACGTCTGCTGCTCATGGATGgataaatatgggagtcgagtcaggctgctcgatcccatctctatcatgggctgtgtccactcCGATCGAGACCTGCTCAGGATAGTTtcctgcggcaatagaaatctcatctTGCAACGTCATTTGTCATCCTTCTGAGTCTCCCATCTCATGCCTGATCCCCCTGCTCCTGGAGcttcacctcgcactggactcttTATCAAGGATTAGTGTCCTCCATACTGCTTCTCCTTCATCATGATCCTATTGCCATGCAAAGTCTTCAAGATTCCTCTATCAGCTCTCCACCTGTAGCTGCTTGAATCCAATCTgctgagaaaaattagatttttcttAAAGCTGGTTATGTATCGGACCTCATCTAATTTTCTCATTGCTCGATCATGTGTCTCTATGCTGACCATTTCGATGCCCTTGATCGTATAGTTCGATCCATCTGGCAAGTGGACAGTATCCTCACTGATC encodes the following:
- the LOC140853641 gene encoding zinc finger CCCH domain-containing protein 4-like; translated protein: MVEATGPIDGDVMVLVVKFDGGAGIGLTEGEEAVEDEGVIDDVKAVEGVELVVLGLKRDNVEEGDIVIGMEVTEVTVAGGDGTDDQHAVKEAIVLEEGMGHPNSVGLHQSGPQAFCIRNKNPTKTSRHGGNVAPNPPGNTRGREIEQHQNALKLLYSRFSPLLSAAPKMGKDWESSSVASSSYSASTSASSSGSRPPLPVMALRRKIVEKIQENRVTLIVGDTGCGKSSQVPQFLLEENMEPILCTQPRRFAVVAIARMVAKARNCDVGGEIGYHIGHSNVSDINLTRIVFKTAGVLLEQMRDMGLAALRYKVIILDEVHERSVESDLVLACLKQFMIKNNDLRVVLMSATADITRYKDYFKDLGRGERVEVIAIPSASQHIVFQRKVLYLEQVISVVS